A window from Salinigranum halophilum encodes these proteins:
- a CDS encoding ammonium transporter, producing the protein MQSDLSAIVEAVNLVWVLTVTFLIFFMHAGFAMLEAGQVRSKNVANQLTKNLLTWSVGVITFFLVGAAISTIVGGATGGGSYSFMGSFTDVWYPGESTAWVGWLFGAVFAMTAATIVSGAVAGRAKLRAYVTYTILLAAVIYPVVTGLTWAGGFLVDFHDFAGGMIVHGMGGIAGLTAAWIIGPRMDRFNEDGSVNVIPGHSLTFAVLGTLILAFGWYGFNVGTAAAPLAMADDGSVTLGSFSYVGRVALTTTLAMGAGAIGAAALSVVKTGKVDTLYVANGLLAGLVGITSVTDAVVWPGALVIGLLAGAQLPIVFEFVEKRLNIDDVCAVFPVHGSAGVLGALLFPFFSVNGFTVGTLVNQVVGVVVIALWTFAATAVVFSVLKAIGQARVTPAHEQAGLDSSEHGVDTYPEFGKPDVAADGGITFESEDVVRTDGGSEE; encoded by the coding sequence ATGCAGTCAGACCTCTCGGCCATCGTCGAGGCGGTGAACCTCGTGTGGGTTCTCACCGTCACGTTCTTGATCTTCTTCATGCACGCCGGCTTCGCCATGCTCGAGGCGGGGCAGGTACGCTCGAAGAACGTCGCCAACCAGCTGACGAAGAACCTGCTCACCTGGTCGGTGGGCGTCATCACCTTCTTCCTCGTCGGTGCCGCCATCTCGACCATCGTCGGCGGCGCGACCGGCGGCGGCTCGTACTCGTTCATGGGTTCGTTCACCGACGTCTGGTACCCCGGTGAGTCCACGGCGTGGGTCGGCTGGCTCTTCGGTGCCGTCTTCGCGATGACCGCCGCGACCATCGTCTCCGGGGCCGTCGCGGGCCGCGCGAAGCTCCGCGCGTACGTCACCTACACCATCCTCCTCGCGGCCGTCATCTACCCGGTCGTCACCGGCCTCACGTGGGCCGGCGGCTTCCTCGTCGACTTCCACGACTTCGCGGGTGGGATGATCGTCCACGGCATGGGCGGTATCGCCGGCCTCACCGCGGCGTGGATCATCGGCCCGCGGATGGACCGCTTCAACGAGGACGGCTCCGTGAACGTCATCCCCGGTCACTCGCTGACCTTCGCCGTCCTGGGGACGCTCATCCTCGCGTTCGGCTGGTACGGCTTCAACGTCGGCACCGCCGCCGCACCGCTCGCCATGGCCGACGACGGCAGCGTCACGCTCGGCTCGTTCAGCTACGTCGGCCGCGTCGCGCTCACCACGACGCTCGCGATGGGTGCGGGTGCCATCGGCGCTGCCGCGCTCTCGGTCGTGAAGACCGGCAAGGTCGACACCCTCTACGTCGCCAACGGTCTCCTCGCCGGCCTCGTCGGCATCACCTCGGTCACCGACGCCGTCGTCTGGCCGGGTGCGCTCGTCATCGGCCTCCTCGCCGGTGCGCAGCTCCCCATCGTCTTCGAGTTCGTCGAGAAGCGCCTCAACATCGACGACGTCTGTGCGGTCTTCCCGGTCCACGGCTCCGCCGGCGTACTCGGCGCACTCCTGTTCCCGTTCTTCAGCGTCAACGGGTTCACCGTGGGTACGCTGGTGAACCAGGTCGTCGGCGTGGTCGTCATCGCGCTGTGGACGTTCGCCGCGACGGCCGTGGTGTTCAGCGTCCTGAAGGCCATCGGACAGGCCCGCGTCACCCCCGCGCACGAACAGGCCGGCCTCGACAGCTCCGAACACGGCGTCGACACCTACCCCGAGTTCGGCAAGCCCGACGTCGCCGCCGACGGCGGCATCACCTTTGAGTCAGAGGACGTCGTCCGCACGGACGGAGGCTCCGAAGAATGA
- a CDS encoding P-II family nitrogen regulator produces MSEAESGIEMIVAVIRPEKLGAVKQALAEAGAPSLTVTNVSGRGSQPAKKSQWRGEEYTVDLHQKVKVECVVADIPAEDVVEAISEAANTGEKGDGKIFVLPVSDAVQIRTGTDGVGAV; encoded by the coding sequence ATGAGCGAAGCCGAGAGCGGAATCGAGATGATCGTCGCGGTCATCCGTCCCGAGAAACTCGGCGCGGTCAAACAGGCGCTCGCGGAGGCGGGTGCCCCCTCGCTCACCGTCACGAACGTGTCGGGGCGGGGCTCCCAGCCCGCGAAGAAGAGCCAGTGGCGCGGCGAGGAGTACACCGTCGACCTCCACCAGAAGGTCAAAGTCGAGTGTGTCGTCGCCGACATCCCCGCCGAGGACGTCGTCGAGGCCATCAGCGAGGCCGCCAACACCGGCGAGAAGGGCGACGGGAAGATATTCGTCCTCCCCGTGAGCGACGCGGTCCAGATCCGCACCGGAACGGACGGAGTCGGGGCCGTCTAA